The nucleotide window CGGCGGGACGATCACATAGAAGCGCAGGCCGTAGGCGAGCAGCCAGCACACGGCGACCAGCAGCAGGTCGCACGCCAGCATCAGCTGCTCCAGGAGCCGCGAGTAGGCCTTCAGCACGCGCGATGCTCCCGGAGCCTCGCGGTCAGGTAGGTCTGCACCCGCTCCTTGAACAGACCGCGGTCGAACCCCTCGGCGCGCAGACGCAGGTCCTTGGGCTCAAAACGGTACCGGCCGGACTCGAAGCGCCGGATCGCGTCCACGAGGGCGTCCACGGTCTGGCGCTCGAAGAAGAGCCCGGTGGGTGGCTCGGCGCCGCCGGGGGCCACCACCGTCTCGAGCGCGCCCCCCTGCCCGAACGCGATGACCGGCCGCCCCGCCGCCATGGCCTCGAGCGGGGTGATCCCGAAATCCTCGAGCGTGGGGAAGATCAGCGCACGGCAGCCGGCGTAGAGCGCGGCGGTCTCGGCATCGTCCCGCCAGCCCAGCAGCTCCACGGTGGGGCCGGCCAGCGCTCGTAACCGCCGCTCCTCCGGCCCGGTGCCCACCACCAGGAGGCGGCGGCCGAGCCGCCCGGCCGCCTCCACCGCGAGGTCCACGCGCTTGTACGGCGTCAGCGCCGAGACCACCAGGTAGTAGTCGCCGGGCGACTCCTCGATCCGGAAGCGCGAGACGTCGACCGGCGGGTAGATGACGTCCGCCTCGCGCCCGTACACCCGGCGGATGCGGTCGGCGATGAAGTGCGAGATGGCCACGAACCGATGCACGCCCGCCGCGGTGCGCCGGTCCCACCGCCGCAGCGCGGCCGCGACGGGCGGCATCAGCACCGACGTGGCCCACCCCGCGCCACGCCCGAAGTAGTCGTCGTAGAGGTCCCAGACGTAACGCATCGG belongs to Candidatus Methylomirabilota bacterium and includes:
- a CDS encoding glycosyltransferase; its protein translation is MPERRPAMKVALVHDWLTGMRGGERCLEVFCELFPDAPIYTLLHSPGSVAPTIERRAIHTSFIQHLPDAERRYRHYLPLFPAAIRRFDLTGYDLVLSSSHAVAKSVRAPRGALHVCYCFTPMRYVWDLYDDYFGRGAGWATSVLMPPVAAALRRWDRRTAAGVHRFVAISHFIADRIRRVYGREADVIYPPVDVSRFRIEESPGDYYLVVSALTPYKRVDLAVEAAGRLGRRLLVVGTGPEERRLRALAGPTVELLGWRDDAETAALYAGCRALIFPTLEDFGITPLEAMAAGRPVIAFGQGGALETVVAPGGAEPPTGLFFERQTVDALVDAIRRFESGRYRFEPKDLRLRAEGFDRGLFKERVQTYLTARLREHRAC